CCAGCAACTTGCAGTTGATAGACTAAGATATGCAGAGTCactataaaagaaataaagaaccTACATGCATGAAAATTTCAAGACCCCTAAAAATAACTTAGCCAACTTAGGAAGAAATACCATCCAAGTTGAAAATCAATACGCCTTGCCGCAGCTTTTTTATCTTCAAGTTTATCCGATAAAGCTTCAGCCCATTCACAATCCACCACCAAGCCAATTTGACCTCCTTGCTTCTCCTATGGTGCATTAACACCACAAAAGTCAGCAAGAAAGGGAACAATTTGTTAGCAACTCAAATAAATGAAATCCAGCTTtgataatcatcaataaatgataATTACAGTaacctaacaaaaaaaaaaaggttagtAACAGTATAAACCAGTTAAAACAGCACTTATATGCATAGAAAAAATAACCCAAGATGGAATAGTGACAGAGAGATGAATTTGGTACACAGTTTGATCATCAGCATATTAATCCCCAACTGACTTGAGAGAAGAGGAATGCCTGAGTCAGGCCAAAAAATGAATGTAAGAGTAACAATCTACCAATGAAGATAAAGAGTTATAATTAGCTTAGAACTTCATAGCTCTATCTATGTTGATTTTATTTGTTTGGGAACTTTAGAAGATTTGAGTCTCGGTAACACTACATAGTTCTCAAATCCCttgcttttctttctcttgctttgcCGCATCTTTTGTGTCAAGTCTGCAGTACAAGTTTGCATAAGCTATTGAATTTGCTTCACTAcctacctttttttttgtttttttgaaaaaatgcaCCTGTTCAGGTTTCTTCATTACAATATGCATGTTTTAAGTCTTGTAGAAAGCTTTCTTGGctttgattttttcttgtagCTCTTctttccaccaccaagactctttTTAGTTCAGAAATTTTCCCTTTACTTCCCTAGAATCATTTTTGTTGTGTCCTGAATAGCGGTAGCTATCTCAATTCCATTTGGTTAGCTCCTTCTAATGTAGTTCAATCTTTTGCCATACACTTTTTTCAttgaaaataacttatttttcacCTTTTAATCTCATTGCTTGATTATTAGGCGTCTGCAGtccaatctcatttttttatatggaTAACAAGGTCTATTAGCTCATGCTGCTTGACACTCTCCTAGTATAACTTTGTAGTCATAATAAAATAAGCTATTCTCTAGCCTCTTAAAAAAGAAGTCTATTTGTACAGTTGatagagtgtttgactactcaacatagacttctagtacttgacgtccaagtaagaaattggaagagaaaaaatcacataaaacaaaatccaagaatcaggtggtgggatttaaaagggaagaaacaactaatcttcaaagaaaaattaaggggtagaagagaatggaatggagaaggacagacaaaccaaatgtggaaagaaatggctaacgccttgagaagcacgacaaaggtagtccttggagagacaaatggtagagcccctaaccttaaggagtcttggtggtggaatgaagaggtacaattgaaaattaaaaataagaaaacttgctataaggctgtatatcaatgcaacaatgaagaaaatcaaaaaaattataaagaagcaaaaaaggtagcaaaaagagctgttagtgaagcaaggtcaaaagcatatgagaatctatataaacgacttgatacaaaagatggagaaagggatatatataaattagctaaagcaagagaaagaaaaacacgggtattaaatcaagtgaaatgcataaaagatgaaaatcaaaatgtattagtgcatgagggagcgattaaggagagatggaaggagtatttcacaaaattattcaatgatggtggcgacacaagagttagattgggacatcttagtaactccgaagggaacgtgagctatacattttatcgacgcataagttcaaatgaaataaggcaagcattaaaaaagatgaaaaatcataaggcggtgggaccagagaatataccaatagaagcatggaaatgcatgggagaagagggcatctcttggctaacgcaattatttaacgcgatccttaaatcaaaaaatatgccagatgagtggaggaagagtactttgattcctatatacaagaacaaaggagatgttcaaaactatgaaaattacagaggaattaagctaatgagccataccatgaaactctgggagagagtaatagagcagaggctcagaaaataaataaaggtctcgaaaaatcagtttggtttcatgcctgataggtcaacaatggaagctatatacctactgaggcgcttaatggaaaggtatcgggatcatcagaaggacttacatatggtgtttatagatctagaaaaggcctatgatagggtccctagagaagtattatggagggttttagagaagaaaagagtcagaatagcctatatacaagcccttaaggacatgtatcacggtgtagagacaagagttagaacatgcggaggggatactgaaccgtttacaactacaataggactacatcaaggttctgcactaagtccatacttatttgctctagtaatggatgaactcactaaagatattcagacagaggtgccattgtgtatgctatttgcagatgacatagtgttggtggatgaaacaaaagaaggagtgaacactaagcttgagttgtggagaagcaatttagaatctaagggatttaaattaagtagaaagaaaacagaatatatggaatgtaaatttagtaagaatgcaagagtggatgatgttataataaaattggaagaccaaatcttacaaagaaaagaccattttcgatattcgGGATCAGTGAttaaaaaagatggagaaattcacgaggatgtcgcacatagaattaaggcagattggctaaaatggagaaatgcatcgggggtgttatgtgatggtaaaatcccattaaaactgaaaggaaaattctataggacaactataagaccagtcttgctatatggctcagaatgttgggtagtcaaatactagcatgagcaaaagacgagtgtagtggggatgaggatgttaagatggatgtgcgatCATACAAGGAAGGATAagattagaaatgaagttattcgtaataaggtaggagtagtgccaatcgaggagaagatgagagagactagactaagatggtttggttatgtgagaaggagaccaatagatgctcctgtgaggagagttgatgaaatggaacaattagtcaaaaaaagaggtagaggcaaacccaagaagattttgggagagacattaaagtttgatatgaagtgtatggatctaaatgaagatatgacaaaagatagaaatacatggaagtctagaattcatgtagccgaccccacatagtgggataaaggcttgatatgttgttgttgttgttttatttgtacAGTTGATAAGCCTCTTTAGATGCGACCAAGTGTTCCTCTTGCTTCTTGAGCATGGTATTAGCCATAATGAGATTGTATGCCATGGAAAAATTCAAAGCTTTACCCTCATTCCTTCTTTCTTCAAGTCATGACCTCTATATCTAAACCCATTCACTTCGTTGCCAACATGACTATTTTAAGTTACCTCATATAATAATCTTCTTTCCTCTAGATGTTCCTTGTTAACAACCCCTCAAAATCcttctaaattttgattttatttcttctcctaACCCAACTTTGTGATGCATATTTagtaacaataattaaaatctCTTTTTTCCTAAAACATCTTTAATTGTGATAATCCCATCTTCCATCCACATCCTCTTCACATCCACTATCTCATCCTTTAAAgtcttatccataataatccttATTCCATTCCTTGTATGATCATTCCTTAAGTACCAAAGTTCATATCTAGTTCAGTCAACAATTTAGGCTTCTCGGCATTCTTACCAACCCATCTCATCCCTTTAGGCAAATTTAGTTCTTCCCCAGATTATCACATCCACCACTACTATAGAATTTCCTGTTAGGGTTTCAATGTTCCATAATCCAATCCTTAGTCTCTAACCATGAACTAACTTCTTGACTGCATCCATCCATGAAAATGTAAGAACtgttataaatttaaaactacTTCTTGGTGACAATTATGCAGTAACCCTAGCTCATTTTTCACTCTATTAAAGCAATACAGCATGTTACTAAGAGGGTCATGCCCCAACAATTTACTCCTGTCCAGATTTCATGTTACAAGATCCAACAATACTCAAGTGAGTGGCTGGCAACCTAATGCAGCCCACCTTTATTAGGGCTCGAGACCAGTTGAAAATAGACTGAATACCTTCAACGGTAGAAATGAGGGAATTTCTCAATTATCAAATAATGCCTTCTATTCTTTTCAtaaaaacttaagaaaaaaacataaaacaagaAATTACAGCAAGTCAAATGAGCCCTGAGAGCTATTTTTTCTTGCAGGGGAAACATTCAATTCTTGTTTCCCAAATAAATGGAAATGTTTAAGCTATTCAGatggaaagaaatgaaattttactTTTTGAACTGTTGTGTACAAAACCTACCAAATGGTAGATCAGATGTAAGTAATGCTGTTAGTATTTAAGCATGAAAATCCATCTTGGCTTACAGAAGATTGTGACGCAACCCAGgaaaaaagtataaaatgaatgagaattaaaaatacatgttgTGCAGCTAACAATATACCTGGTATTTGTTTCTATAGATGGAAACAGCTTCTGCATGGGCCAAAAGCTGGTGATGTGCAACCAAATATGGCTCTGTGGATGCATGCTCACTTCTTCCAGGGGCAAATATCCCATTAACATGTCCATTGACTGCTGTTTGAAGAGGTTCATTGATTGTAATCCAATTTTTCACCCTATCACCAAAACTGGCAAAGCAAGTTTCTGCATAGATTGCGAAGTATTTTCTGTATGTTTGCAACAATTAGAAGCCAGAGTCATTATTAATACACCGgaagaaatataaataactatgatagagaaaaaagaaaaagaaaaaatacaaatacgAGGATTCTCATGCAAAATGTTACTTAAGTAGGCCCTAACCAATTTAGGGGCTATCTTCAGCCAGTTGCAAGACTAGTTACAAGACAAATCACCAGATAAAACCAGTGAGATAATCACTTCACAAATTCATCAAGCAAGTATAGCAGTGAACCATCAACACAGATAGGCCATATATTTCATCAGGAAGAAAAGCATATTATAAAACTCATGATCCACAAAGCCTCTTATATCTCTAGACAGTGCACATTTTACAAAATAGCTGTGATAATTCCCATCAGAAGATCCTTTGTCTCAATAACATCTTTAACCTGATCTTCGTGTAATGGAGAAAGTGGTAAGAGATTATTAACATGTACTGAAGAAAAAGTTGATAAAACAGCAATTGCAGACAAATCTGCTAACAAACTACGGGACTTGAAGTGCCTATCTACGGAAACAAAtccttaaaatcaaataaaggaGTATTATTCATATCTATAGGAGaagtaagaaaatatatatatatattaggtcCAAGTTTAAGAACATTGCAGAAAGGTTCAACACTTCAGTCACTTgagaaggtttttttttttttcttttgtggaATGTTTAATATGATGGTTGGGAAGCATTGGAAGCATGACATGTTCCCATTCGTTGAAATCTGTCTTCCTGAAATCAAGGGTCAACATTTGTTCCAGTATGCTATTGCAGTTaactcaaaatttgaaaatggccTAAATTGTTTTGAAACATTATTACAAACTTGATAATCCAATACTTGTATATTTTTTGGAATGTATAAATCTTAAAGTTACCAAGTAAATAATTAAGAAGGAGATTCAACTTGCCATTATGTTAATATCAAATCAATTAGTTAAATGGGGTTaggaaaaaaatagttaaatcgaccataattacattaatttgtacatatgcatacatGGTTCCAAgcaaatgaaattgaaaaaataaatgaactttagaaataaattataaaaaaagcCATAACATTTCCAATATGTGAGGCCTTTAGTCCAAACATGGTTAATTTTCTTCTCCGTAACAACATTAAAATAAGGCCCAACGCGTTACAATGAATATGGACAATTTAACATATGTATCAGACAGAATTGCTTCAAGTCCAATATTTCATAAGATGACTAATTGCATTGAGCTTTAATTGCACTTCATTCAAGaaaagattttacaaaaaatactgAAGGCCACTTGCATgacatcaaaatatcaaattaaaaatttgccAATGCTTTCAAGGGAGCTAGAGTGAGATTAACTCCTAACAAATTAGAAACATCAGAAATATATGCTTCATCTCAAGGATATGTTAATAGTGTCTTTATTGTCAAGTTTGGGGTATTATCCACAAACTATATGTACTTTATATTAGTATAAATCAAAATAGCAACATCCTTTGCAGTGTCCACTTTTTTATCTCACTATGTGTAATACTACAATctaaatggagaaaataatagGTATAGGCAGTTAGTTACCACATTGATGTTTGAGAAGCGAGAAAAATACTCAACGAAAAACAAGATTGGTACTTACACTACTTCCTTATTCAACCACCCTCCCATTGACTCATAAAGATCTAATGGAAGATCCCAGTGGTATAAAGTTACAAAAGGTTGAATGCCTGCAAGAAGAAAGTTGCTAGTTATTGCTTATTTTTGCAAGCAGAAGAAAAGGAACAAATGAATTCGTACCCTTTAAAAGAAGAGCATTAATGACATTGTTGTAGTAAGCAATTCCTTCCTCATTGATTTTTGTACCCAAACCATCTGTACCACAGAGAACAGAGATGCAGCTTATCACTAGTTTCAATCAATTCTTTAATGAAATATAAAGACATACACATAATACATATCAAGCCTTGGTTTggataaggtgcagttgatAATGATGATGGCACATAAAACAACAATGTATCAATCCTTAACCCCACTAGGTGGGTCAGCGACATGAattcaatcatttctatctatccGCTATATCTTCTACAAGTCCTTATAACTCCTATCATAACTAAGAGTCTCCCATCCAGTTTTTCTTAATCTCCCTCTACTGCTTTTGCCTAATACTTGTCACTTTCCATCCATTCTCCTCACAGTAACATGGATAAACtagataaatttacaaaaataaccaCCATAGATAAGGAGGCAGGCAAAAATTCCCATGACAAAAGAGGGTAGTAAACAAAAAAGATTCAACAAGGCCCCCAAAAGTACCCAAAGACAGAACAACTCACAGTTGATACCAAAGAAGCAGGAAAAAGCAAAAGAGTTCACCTCTTGCTCATCTCTTGCAAAGAGTATCTACCTCCTTATTATACAAtggaaatataaatattaagaatCTTATAAGTAACATTGCAATAAAACAGAGAAAACTAGGAAGAGTATGGTACCGGGAAAAATGCGAGACCATGATATGGAAAAACGATAAGCATCAAATCCCAGCATAGTAATAAGGTCAATATCTTCCTGTATTCAGAaatattgattaataaaatgaaatttgggAAAGCTAAGAAGATCAAAACACAGTTCATGCCTGTAAGAATTCATGAAGATAACCACTTTCAGAAAATTTCCTTTCTAAATTGAGGAGTTAAATAGAACAATGCATAGCAAACATTCGTCTACAAACTGGAGCTCACAGGTTAAATTTCCAGTTTATGATCCATTAGAAaaactaagaaaagaaaaatgtgttCCATGAAaagttttgaaggaaaaatgcTTATGTTAGTCAACCACTTAATAACAAGAAATGTTTAGTTAAAATATTCATGAATTTCATCAAACGGTTATTTATAAATGCAATTTGTCGCTGAGACTTACAAAAGTCCAAACTAAAGAAAACAAACTACATTTATGAAAGTGCCGTAAAGAgggaagaagaaataagaaatttgtAACCTATACCAAATAGTTTGAAAACTGACCTTGTAGCGATGATATTGGTCCACGGCAATGTCCCCGTTACTGCCATCacaaatttttcctattttagtAATAAAAATAAGCCCCATAAGTCTTCcagtaaaaatgaaattatgtCACATTAATGAACGGCATATGCACATGTCATTGTAGAAGAGGAAATCATAACTCATAAATTTGCCAAATACCTTCCATATGTGAAAAAGAATCCCAAATGCTAGGACCCCTACCACCCTCATTCCAAGCCCCTTCAACCTTCAAATAAGcaaagaaagataaaagttCAAATATCTCAGAGTCATGAGGACTCTGGGCTCTTTCAGGTTATCTAACTAAGAAGTATGCATAAAACAACATTTATCACAAAAATtagtttctttttccttttggggATAAGTTCATTCTCTCAAAGATTTAGTGTTGAAATTCAACAACATGAAGGAGTCACATTATCCACCCCCAATCAATAATCACTGATGCAGTGATGGACCAAGAATCAATAAATATGGGATGGAACACAACAGAGTAAATCTTGGTGGAGGTCTTGGTAAGGCCTTACAGGCATATAAAACTGCAAAGGGTGAGTGGTTTGTGCTCTAGCATTAACCTATCTACCAATTCACCATAAAGAGCTTCAAATTTGACATTTGAAACCAGCTCACATGGTGGCACCCATACTGCAAATTAAGTTAGTCTGGTGCAAATTTAAACTCTTCCATGAGACCCATATATCATATCAGACAGTGAACCCAGGGGAAGAGCTCATTTGGGCTGAATGTTCTTATCTTGGCCAAACCCAACCAAGAAATTTACTTCTGAAAACAGGGAAAATTTGAGCTTTTGATGGTGTAGTCTATCATAATTTGTTTCTATAACCTTAAGCAATTGGACTGAGTCTACATAGGTACTTGTTTTGTATAATTATGGGGCTATTTAGTTGTGGAAACAGACCCagttttccagaaaattactccacataaaattgaaaaattaggaaacttgttcaaatacaaatttttttctaaagagATAGCAGAGATTACAAAAGCACAGTTCTCCAAAATTGAACTCGATTTGGAAAATGtctaaaatgagttttccaaACTTGCTTTGCTAATTCAGAGATTTGGAAAACTGCAAACAAAATTTTCCCTAAATTATCTCCTTCTCTAACACAAGATATACAAAAGGAAAACCTCTTGCTCTTTCTTTTTAAGACATGGTCCAGTTTTTTAGATTGGAAGTTAGATTTCTCTATTTCTAGTAGTTAACcgcatttttcaaattttctatgaaaaatgaaaactagagattttatagaaaattggggataaaaaacaagaaaacattttccacaACCAAACAGCcgttatatatatctatatatgttcaGCAAATTCAAAACAATTGTTTGACTACAATCTGTAGCGAGTAAAGAAAGTTTCTCGAAGCATCAATTATGATACCAAGATGATCTGCCAGTTATCTGCTAGAGGTTGATCTGTCTGAGTCAAACGAACTGGGTTACTGATCAAATAAACTGCAAAACCAGAAAAGAAGCAAATACCGAGAGGaaaaagcaagaagaagaaggatttTGCGGAACCGCCGATTCCATAACAATGGATGAACATGGGCCCCGACCAAACTGCAGAATTGTAAAGAATGTAGGAAACAGGAAGAAGAAAAGCGAATGAAAGAGGCGATCGACCTGGTAAGCAGAAGTGGCGGAGCCGAAGATGAAGTCGGGAGGGAAATGCGCCTTCCGAGAGAACGACGGTTGTTGTTCGGACAGGATCGAACTCCATTCTTCTTCCATCTGCCTCTTCCTCTCTACACTCTTCGCCATACtgttccttctccttcttcttccccaatttCCTTCACCAAACAGGACTCGATCACGGATCTCCCAAGCGAGAATGCGGTAATGGTTTTTCCTtgtcctttttcttctcttgtgaCCTTGATTGATTCTTGTTCTGTAGCTGAATCAGGTCATCTCCAGATTGATTGGGGAGTACTCTTTTGCCAGTTCATACCCGTGGGACCAAATCTTGGGTAAAGATCTTGTCGGCAGCGCCATTAATCATCCGATGAAAGCCATGGACCAACCAACCATACAAGAACACGGGAGTGGTAGTGGAATTCGAATCGAAGTAAAATCAGTGGCACTGGCGATGACGGTGAGTGAATGGGACGTGGCGATTGCGTGGCCCTACGTTTCCGGTTGCCCTTTCCTGGCGTTCCATTGATGGTTTTATCCCGCACAGCGATGATCTTTCCCATTGAGTGTGGGCAAAGCGACCGTTACTTACAGGTAAATAATAATTGagcaaatgagaacaatgatAGAGTTAACGGTCGATTAACGGCGGATAGACATGTATTTTAGTTAAgagtaatgttaattattattttaagaataataatttaatattaataatatattttattttaaaataaagtttatttattatattttgtttttaatatttaaatatttttattaatttataataaatatatcgtattttaaattatttaattaatgaatagaat
This genomic stretch from Diospyros lotus cultivar Yz01 chromosome 1, ASM1463336v1, whole genome shotgun sequence harbors:
- the LOC127805091 gene encoding beta-glucosidase 42 isoform X1; its protein translation is MAKSVERKRQMEEEWSSILSEQQPSFSRKAHFPPDFIFGSATSAYQVEGAWNEGGRGPSIWDSFSHMEGKICDGSNGDIAVDQYHRYKEDIDLITMLGFDAYRFSISWSRIFPDGLGTKINEEGIAYYNNVINALLLKGIQPFVTLYHWDLPLDLYESMGGWLNKEVVKYFAIYAETCFASFGDRVKNWITINEPLQTAVNGHVNGIFAPGRSEHASTEPYLVAHHQLLAHAEAVSIYRNKYQEKQGGQIGLVVDCEWAEALSDKLEDKKAAARRIDFQLGWYLDPIFFGNYPETMRAIVGQHLPKFSQKDKELLRNSLDFVGLNHYTSRFIAHSTSQEENDFYRAQELDRIAEWETGELIGEKAASPWLYVVPWGIRKVLNHVAQRYNNPPIYVTESGMDDEDNDICPLHEMLDDKLRIRYYKEYLAAVAQAIKDGTNVRGYFAWSLLDNFEWSCGYSKRFGLIYVDYKNGLTRHPKSSAYWFMRFLKGIEGKNGKEE
- the LOC127805091 gene encoding beta-glucosidase 42 isoform X3 translates to MAKSVERKRQMEEEWSSILSEQQPSFSRKAHFPPDFIFGSATSAYQVEGAWNEGGRGPSIWDSFSHMEGKICDGSNGDIAVDQYHRYKEDIDLITMLGFDAYRFSISWSRIFPDGLGTKINEEGIAYYNNVINALLLKGIQPFVTLYHWDLPLDLYESMGGWLNKEVVKYFAIYAETCFASFGDRVKNWITINEPLQTAVNGHVNGIFAPGRSEHASTEPYLVAHHQLLAHAEAVSIYRNKYQEKQGGQIGLVVDCEWAEALSDKLEDKKAAARRIDFQLGWYLDPIFFGNYPETMRAIVGQHLPKFSQKDKELLRNSLDFVGLNHYTSRFIAHSTSQEENDFYRAQELDRIAEWETGELIGEKAASPWLYVVPWGIRKVLNHVAQRYNNPPIYVTESGMEQM